Within Microbacterium oryzae, the genomic segment CCCATGTCCGTGCTCGACCCCCGCCCGCTCGGCTCGACGCCGCTCGTCGTCAGCCCCATCACGCTCGGCGCCTCGTCGCTCGGCAACCCCGAGCGCTCCCCCGCCGATCCCGTCGCCCTCGCGGAGGAGATGCTCGACGCCCCCTTCGCGGTCGTCGACACCTCGAACAACTACGCGGGCGGCGCGAGCGAGACCGCGCTCGGCCGCGCTCTCGAGGCGCGCGGCGGGCTGACGGACGGCCACAGCATCGTCACCAAGGTCGACGTCGGCCCGGACGGCCGCTTCGATCGGGATCGGGTGTGGCGCTCGTTCGAGGAGAGCGTCGAGCGGCTCGGCATCGAGCGCTTCCCGCTCGTGCACCTCCACGACCCATGGGCGACCACCGTCGAGGAGGCGAGCGCGCCGGGCGGCGCCATCCAGGGGATGGTCGAGCTGCGCGAGCAGGGGCTCGTCGGCTCGATCGGCATCGCGGTGGGCGAGATCAGCCTCGAGACCGCCTATGTGCGCACCGGGGTGTTCGACGCGCTGCTCACGCACAACCGGTTCACGCTCGTCGACCGGCGCGCCGAGGAGCTCATCGCGGAGGCGAACGAGCGCGGCATGGGCGTGTTCAACGCGGCGCCCTTCGGCGGCGGGCTGCTCGCCGGCGCGAGCACCCGCTATGCCTACCGCGAGGCTCCCGCCGACCTCCTCGCCTGGCTGGGCCGGCTTCGCGGACTCTGCGCCGAGTGGGGGCTCGCCGTCCCCGCGGCCGCGCTGCACTTCTCCCTCCGCCACGCGGGGATCCACTCGACGGTGGTCGGGGTCGGCCGGCCCGAGCGCATCCGCGAGCTCGAGAAGCTCCACGCCACGGCCATTCCCGACGACTTCTGGCCCGAGGTGGAGAAGCTCGGCACCCCGCCCTCCACCATCGACGACTGAGCGTGGGCACGGGAGGGCTACCCTCCCGTCACCGCCATGTCAACCGCGCGACGTGCGCGCGGCATTGCCGGTACATCTTGATGAGCCGTCGACGCGGTGACAGGCGACCCGAGCCCGTCCGTCGGCCGGCGCACAGCGCTCAGAGCGCGGAAGGAGCACCACCATGGGAATCGGATCCGGCATCGCCCTCATCGCGATCGGCGCCATCATCGCGTTCGCCATCGACGTCGACATCGCGGCCATCGACCTCACCATGATCGGCTACATCCTCATGGCCGCCGGTGTGCTGGTCTTCCTCATCAGCCTCGTCCTGATGATGCGGCGACGCAGCGCGGTCTCCACCCAGCGGACGGCTGTCGACCCGGCCAGCGGTGAGCGCATCACCACGCGGCGGACCACCGACAACGGAGAGCCGCTCGCCTGACGCCATGTCCGACCTCCTCCACGGGCCCGCCACCGGCGAGCTCCTCGACGGGCGCTATCGCCTCGTCTCCCGGGTGGGCGCGGGCGGGATGGCCACGGTCTACCACGCGCGAGACGAGCTGCTCGGGCGCGACGTCGCCGTCAAGCTGTTCCGGCCGATGCCCGACGACCCGCAGTCCCGCGAGCGTCGCCGAGCCGAGACGCACCTGCTCGCGACCCTCAACCATCCCTCGCTCGTCACGCTGTTCGACGCGCGCGTGGACGAGGACGACCATCCGTACCTCGTCATGGAGTACGTCGAAGGGCCCACGCTGCGCGATCGGATGGCCGCGGGCACGATCTCGAGAAGAGAGGTCGCGGAGACGGGCGCGGCGCTGGCCGACGCCCTCGCGGTCGTCCACGAGGCGGGCATCGTCCACCGCGACGTCAAGCCGTCGAACGTGCTCCTGCGCACCGCTCAGCTGCCCGGGATCGCCCCCTCGGTGACGCTCGCCGACTTCGGCATCGCCTACCTGCTCGACTCCAGCAGGATCACGACGCCCGGCACGATGATCGGAACCGCGGCGTACATCGCGCCGGAGCAGGTGCGCGGCGAGCAGCCCGCGCCGCCGTCGGACATCTACGCGCTCGGGCTGATGCTCCTCGAGATGCTGACGGGACGTCATCCCTTCCCGGCCGGCACCCCGCAGGAGGTCTTCGCGCTCCGACTGACCGGGGAGCCCGAGATCCCGGCCGACCTCGGGCCGCAGTGGCGGGCCCTGCTGACGGCGATGACCGATCGCGAGCCGGATCGCCGGCCCTCCGCCGCCGAAGTCGCCGACGCCGCGCGCGCACTCGCGGCGGAGGAGAGAGAGCGCGACGCCGACACCGCGTCTCTCGAGACGACGCAGCTGAGCGCTGTGGCCCCGGGCACCGCCCTGCTCGACACCGCGCCTCCCGACGCCGCTCATCGCGCCTTCGTCACGGCCGACGCGCCTGCCGCCGCCGATGACGCGACGCGCCCGTTCCCCGTCGAGCCGTCGAGCCTCGTCATTCCGATCGCGCGTGCGGATTCGGCGACCCCGCTCTCCTCCTTCGGCAGCGCCCCCGAGCGCGCTCCCTCCCGTCGCCGGGCGCTCGCGATCACCGTGGCCGCGGTGATCGCCGCGGCGCTCGTCGCGCTGGCGCTGGCGATCGGCGGGCCCACGCTGTTCGGCTCGTCCGAGCAGCCGGATCCGCCCGCCCTGCCGCAGGTCGACGACCCGCTGGGCGGTCACCTCGATGACCTCATGGAAGCGGTGATCCCGTGAGGCGGCTCCTGCTCCCCGGCGGCGTCGTCCTCGCCGGCGTCCTGCTGACGGGATGCGCGGCGGACGCGTCCGACTCGCAGACCACCGCGACGCTGCAGGACGGGGTCGTCGAGATCGCCGAGAGCGCCGCCTCGGGCGACCACGACGCGGCCCTCTCCTCCCTCGACGCGCTCGCGCAGGACGTGGACGACGCTCTCGTGGCCGGCGACATCGACGGCGGCCGAGCGGTCGCCATCCGGGATGCCATCGACGTCGTGCGTGCGGACCTCGAGACGCTCGCGGCTCCCGAGCCCTCACCGACGCCGAGCGAGCCCGTGCAGGAGGTCGCGACCGAGCCGCCCGCAGAGGAAGAGGCTCCCCCTGCTCCCGAGGCGCCCGTCACCGAGGCGCCCGAACAGGAGGCGCCGGAGCCCGAGACCGAGGCGCCCGAGCCGGAAAGCCCGGAGCCGGAGGTCACCGAGCCCGAGGTCACCGAGCCCGAGAACCCCGGAAACGGGAATCAGGGCAATGGGAACGGCAACAACGGCAACGGGAACAACGGCAACGGGAACAACGGGAACGGCAACAACGGCAATGGGAACGGGAACCAGGGGAACGGGAACGGCAACCAGGGCAAGGGGCACGGAAAGAAGTAGGCCGGCCGGTTCCGCTCTCGCGGAGTCCCGGCCGGCCTGAATCGAACCCGTGGGCGCGGGTCAGACCTCTTCGTCGCGGTCGACGTCGGTGTACTGCCCCGGCTGCTCGACGGTGCGGTTCGGACGCTCCTGCCCGTCCGGCTCCTCCACGTCGGTGTACTCCCCGGGGTCCTGCTGGTCGTCTCGACCCGTCTGCGTGCTCATGATCGCTCCTTCGCTGATCGTCTCGGGGTCACTCCGGTTCCGGAGCGCCCTCCTCGCCGGGGATCTCCGCGTCGATGACGCCGATCCCGATGGCGTGGTGGCTGGCGTCGTCGTTCACCTGCGGCTCGTCGGCGCGGGGCTCCTCGCCGGGCTCCTGAGAGGTGCTCGGCGCCTCCAGCGTCGCGTCCGCGCGCTCCTCCTCGGGGCGCATGTCGACGGCTTCCTCGTTCTCGGTGGACGTCTCCGTGGACGGGCGTTCTGCATCGGTCATATACGGCCTCCTCGTGTCGCCACCATCCTGGAGGATGAGCGGCCCTGGCACCACGGGTTGACCCGAGCGCCGGAGGAGATTAGGCCTCGGGCGGAAGCGGCGCGTCCCAGGGCTCGGCCTGCGCGACCGTCTGGTCGGAGTCGTGGACGGTCACGGTCTGGTCGAGCAGGCTGACACCCACCTCGTCGGCGCGCACGCGATGCGCGGCCTCGTCGGCAGCGCCATCCTCCCCGGTGCCCGCGAAGAAGACCCGCATGCGCCCGGTGCTGCGCTGCGCGGCCTCCACGAGTGCGGTCGCCTGAGCGCCGCTCACGAGCACGTCGTACGCGGCTGCCGGTCGCCCCTCCTTCACGCCGGCGGCGCGGTCGACCTCGTCGAGGACGAGCACGCGGGCCCGGGCGTACGGCT encodes:
- a CDS encoding aldo/keto reductase, producing MSVLDPRPLGSTPLVVSPITLGASSLGNPERSPADPVALAEEMLDAPFAVVDTSNNYAGGASETALGRALEARGGLTDGHSIVTKVDVGPDGRFDRDRVWRSFEESVERLGIERFPLVHLHDPWATTVEEASAPGGAIQGMVELREQGLVGSIGIAVGEISLETAYVRTGVFDALLTHNRFTLVDRRAEELIAEANERGMGVFNAAPFGGGLLAGASTRYAYREAPADLLAWLGRLRGLCAEWGLAVPAAALHFSLRHAGIHSTVVGVGRPERIRELEKLHATAIPDDFWPEVEKLGTPPSTIDD
- a CDS encoding DUF6458 family protein translates to MGIGSGIALIAIGAIIAFAIDVDIAAIDLTMIGYILMAAGVLVFLISLVLMMRRRSAVSTQRTAVDPASGERITTRRTTDNGEPLA
- a CDS encoding serine/threonine-protein kinase; this translates as MSDLLHGPATGELLDGRYRLVSRVGAGGMATVYHARDELLGRDVAVKLFRPMPDDPQSRERRRAETHLLATLNHPSLVTLFDARVDEDDHPYLVMEYVEGPTLRDRMAAGTISRREVAETGAALADALAVVHEAGIVHRDVKPSNVLLRTAQLPGIAPSVTLADFGIAYLLDSSRITTPGTMIGTAAYIAPEQVRGEQPAPPSDIYALGLMLLEMLTGRHPFPAGTPQEVFALRLTGEPEIPADLGPQWRALLTAMTDREPDRRPSAAEVADAARALAAEERERDADTASLETTQLSAVAPGTALLDTAPPDAAHRAFVTADAPAAADDATRPFPVEPSSLVIPIARADSATPLSSFGSAPERAPSRRRALAITVAAVIAAALVALALAIGGPTLFGSSEQPDPPALPQVDDPLGGHLDDLMEAVIP
- a CDS encoding single-stranded DNA-binding protein is translated as MTYITRIGDLEQISELHRGEGEPYARARVLVLDEVDRAAGVKEGRPAAAYDVLVSGAQATALVEAAQRSTGRMRVFFAGTGEDGAADEAAHRVRADEVGVSLLDQTVTVHDSDQTVAQAEPWDAPLPPEA